GCCGGATCACGCTGCTCCGCTCTTTGCCTTATTCATGCGCGTTTTAACGCGGCAGAGTGAGCGTTCCGATAGTAACAAAATTCGCAGATCTTCGGAAGGTTTCCGTCCAAGTGGGCCTGACGGAACGCCACATACTCGTCGCTGTTCCACGTTTCCAGAAAACTCCTGCCCCGGCCCAGTTCGTACGCGTCGGGATTGCCGATGATGCAGCAGGGAACCGTTCGCGAGTCAGAGGACACAAAGGCGCGTTCAAACGGCCACGGGCACAATTTTTCGGGTGAAGCGGTGCTGAATTTTTCCGTGATGTTCCAGAACCATACCTTGTTGCCGAGCTGCCGGCCCATCTCGGCCAGCGCGAGGAGCCGGTCGTGATCGAGGCTGTCCTCCACGCTGACCCGCCCGTTCTGTTCGCTCCATTTGTCGAGTCCCCAGTTGGTCAATTCCAGCGAGAATACCTGGTTGGTGAAACCGGCCTCGTGCGCCAGCCGCACCAGGTCTTCCAATTGATGCTGGTTTCCGCGCTGCACCACCGTCCACATCTTGGTCCGCGCAACGCCTTTCTCGCGGCAGTACGCGTTGATGAGCTTGCAGTTCTCGACGACCTTGTCGAAGCGCCCGCCGCGCCGGATGGACTCGAACGTCGCCTTGTCGGCGCCGTCAATCGAGATCTGGATCTCGTTCACGTCGGTGTCCACCAGCTTCCGGAAATTGTCCTTCGCGTGCAACAGCGACGCGTTGGTGGTGGTGCGGACCCAGATGTGCCGCGCTCGGGCGTAATTGATCATCTCAAAGAAATCGTCGCCCTGCAGCGTTGGCTCGCCGATCCCCTGAAGTTTGATTTCGACGAGACCGTACTGTTCGTCGATCAGCCGCTTGAAATCCTCCAGCGCCATGTCCTCGCCGCGCTTCCCCTTCGGCCAATCGCTGACGACGCACATGGTACAATGAAAATTGCAGCGACTCACGTTCTCGATGTCCAGCTTGATGGGCAGGTAGTCCACCGAAGCGCTCCGGCGCGACGAACGCATGTACTTCTCGAAATTCTCCCGCCGCCGTGGCGACGAAGCCAGCGCCAGCTCGCGCTCGCGCCGGTACGCTTCCACACCGGCGGCCGGCTCGGGCGCGGGCAGTTCCCGCAACTGCCGCCGCGCCGCCAGGGTGGGATCGTCCGGCTGTTTCTGGATTTCGATGAGGTCGCTCATGATTGATAGCTAAACCGGACTCTAACAGAGAAGGATTCGCAAATGAAGAGCAACGCGGGCCTATTTGTGCTCAGCACCAAATCCATGGCACGGATTTGTGAGTCGCGGCGCGCGAGAAACCCTGTCGTCGAACGAGACTGCTTATCCATCGTCCCCGCACCTTAGAGGGATACCTCCAATAGCTCA
Above is a window of Candidatus Angelobacter sp. DNA encoding:
- a CDS encoding radical SAM protein; its protein translation is MSDLIEIQKQPDDPTLAARRQLRELPAPEPAAGVEAYRRERELALASSPRRRENFEKYMRSSRRSASVDYLPIKLDIENVSRCNFHCTMCVVSDWPKGKRGEDMALEDFKRLIDEQYGLVEIKLQGIGEPTLQGDDFFEMINYARARHIWVRTTTNASLLHAKDNFRKLVDTDVNEIQISIDGADKATFESIRRGGRFDKVVENCKLINAYCREKGVARTKMWTVVQRGNQHQLEDLVRLAHEAGFTNQVFSLELTNWGLDKWSEQNGRVSVEDSLDHDRLLALAEMGRQLGNKVWFWNITEKFSTASPEKLCPWPFERAFVSSDSRTVPCCIIGNPDAYELGRGRSFLETWNSDEYVAFRQAHLDGNLPKICEFCYYRNAHSAALKRA